From Populus alba chromosome 16, ASM523922v2, whole genome shotgun sequence:
TGAAACTTTGGAACCTCTACAATGTAGCAATGATGGTGCCAATGGAGTTTCATCATCGTCACTGACCCCAACCCTAACAGGCAGTGCCAGTGCTTTTGCAATGGGCGGGGTCCCTGATTACCGGATGCGGAGATTCACCAACAACGTTGTTCCTGGTTCTAGTTGTCGTTCTCCTAATCCAAATTGCTCTCCTGGTGGCCCTGCAGCGTGCAGGGTCAGATGAGCGATATCACCTTCTATGTATTTGGTGTGCCTTTCCGTCCCCATCGATCTTTCTAAACGACAACTTCTGATTGTTAAGTCGTGAGTGAATTTGCTGCTGTTTGTACTTGGTGTACATTCTATCATCTTGACCCCCAGCCAGCTGTTAGTTGCTGCTCGCTAACTTGTTGCTCGTAGCAATCATCTAGCAAAGTTTGCACAGCAATGAGAATTGCCAAATGAAAGCAGTTTTTCTTATTTAGGAGATATCTAGCTTTGCGTTCTGTTTTACCTGTGTGTTGAGGAAGGCATGTTAGAGGAAATATCCTCGAGTTCATGTACATTTAATTAAGAGTCCCTTCATGCCAAACTGTAACTTGATTAATAATGTCATGATTTTCCCTCTCGgattgtttggatttggatggATGCCTCAACAGTTCACGGATGCCGATGTGAACCAATGAGCGTTCTCACTTGAGCTGGTAGGGGGACtaataatatgaattaattagccTCACAGTCCAGACATTATCCCGTTCATGCATTTGCGTAGTTTTTATACGAGGGGCctgattaatttgaaaaaattgtgCCTATCACAACTCTCTAGTCTCTAGCTCCTCCTTGGATGGTTTTGTGTCTGGGGCCAGGCATCACTGTCAGACAGTGTTGAGTTGAAAGCTTTCTGTGAGGAGGCTAGATGATTCTCAGAAGTGGCCCGTGCCAGTGCCAGCAAACTACTTTACATCTATCGAACGATCAAGTTTCCAAAACTACTTAATGGCTAAACCCCTTGTCTCCATCATTGGCTGTGCATGATACCGTATAATAGagcacaagaaagaaagaaggaaagagaaagaaaacccaCTTCATTGACCCCCAACAACTCTTCTCCAGAGCTCTGCACCACACAAAATTTGATTCCTCAATTCAACTCTCCTCTCCGTctatgcatgcatgtatgtatgtacATGTGCAGCTCTTGCATGCCTCCTCTCTGGCCTGTCAGCCGACATATATGATTGAGATGAATTATTCCACGAAACTAGCAGTATCAGTATTAGCAATCCTTTTGTTGATCAGTGGTCCAGCTGGTAAGTTGGTTTCTGAGCAAGGTTTTCAATCTTCATCTTGACTCACTATATATAGACATGGAGGTGGTTAATCTTTCAAAGTGACTAATATATTTGCAGTTGAGGCTTCTCCAGAAAACACATCGTTGAGTTCTACCGCAGGAGAATTCCGGCCTATGGAGGCAGCTGAGTACAGGGTAATTGGAAGAAAGGGAGAAGATGATTTGTGGAGAAGAAGGCTAGCACCTTTCCAGCTGTGTTTGCTATGCAAGTGCTGCGCTGGGGCGGCAACCACCACCTGTGCCACCATGTCTTGCTGCTTCGGAATCGATTGCCGACTTCCTAACAAGCCTTATGGGGTTTGTGCTTTTGTACCTAAGACCTGTAATTGTACCTCTTGCGCTACTGTCTAGCTACTGCTTTgccatatatataaatttaaccatcttcaattaattaatatttattatacatCAAAACCTTAATTTACTCCATGGCTTACTCTAAGTATACACCAGTCATCCCTTGCTTGAAATGAATTCAGAATCTTCTTGGTCTGCACAAATCTTcatgttatatatatgtatgtatgtatgtatgtatgtatgtattggATTTCATAGTTAAGAGAATAACagtatttgttttgttgtgtttaaaaaatacagaatCTGTAATAGATATTGAGAAGAAAACAATCGTACTGGACCACTATAAAATAGtatataattctttaaattattgtaattttccTGTAATTAATTAAGGGTCCCAAATACAATTCCTGGGTTAATTGATATTTAAGGAAAAAAGGGTTGCGTTGTTGGATAAGCTTCAACATTACGGAGAGCCCAAGATATCCTATACAAGAGTAGTTAGGATAAGATAGGCTTGATGTAATCCTAATAGAATTAGGAGTTATCTAGTTCTAATAGAAATAGGAAAGCTGTACTAgaattgatataaatatcattGTTGAGTTGTAACAATGATCACAACGAAAGCTTGCAGTGTTTagttttgagttattttctaAACATAATAAGAGAGCTATTCTTATACACAAGCTAAGTGTCTTTGTTTCACAAAAACTagaattggtatcagagctgtaGGCGAATCGATCAAACAACTTGAAAACCAAACTATGGGAGACAACACCACTCCTCCGCAACCAAAGGAAGTCATCCCCTCTTCAATCCAATGCCCCATGTTAAACTCTACAAACTATGCAGTATGGGCCATGAGGATGAGAGTTTTGTTGCGAATTCATAAGGTATGGGAAACAATTGAACCTGGTTCAAAAGAATCCCACAAGAATGATGTCGCAATAGGATTATTGTTTCAATCCATCCCGGAGACTCTTATCTTGCAAGTAGGCGAACAAGACTCTCCAAAAGAGATATGGGAATCAATCAAAACTCGTAACCTTGGTGCTGATCGTGTCAAGGAAGCAAGACTTCAAACTCTAATGTCTGAGTTTGAAAGAATCAAGATGAAGGACACGGATACAATAGATAACTTTGCGGGTAAGTTATCTGAGCTAGCGTCAAAGTCAACTTCACTTGGACAAAAGATTGAGGAACCAAAACTCGTGAAGAAATTTCTCAATAGTTTGCCAAGAAGTAAATACATCCAAATCATAGCCTCTCTCGAGCAAGTTCTGGACTTGAACAAAACAGGATTTGAAGATATTATAGGCAGACTCAAAGCCTATGAAGAACGAATTCTCAATGAGGAGAATCACGGAGAAACACAAGGCAAGCTACTATACGCAAATTCAGAGCAACAAAGTTTTACAGCATCACGAGGGAGAGGACGTGGAAGAGGATACAGAGGGCACAGAGGACGAGGCAGAGGAAGATTCAACCCACAAGAACGGACAAACAACTCAAGGTGATCAAAACcaaacaagagaaaagaaagatagatCAAAAGTAATCTGCTATCGCTGTGATAGACCTGGTCACTTTGCCTCCACATGCCCTGAAAGAACACAAAGGATACAAGAAGCAAATAAAGTAGAAACGGAAGAAGCCGATCCAGCCCTTTATATGCACGAAGTTGTGTtcttaaatgaagaaaatgtcaTACCAAAGAAGTACGAAACAAACGAAGGAGAAGGCGGAGTTTGGTATCTTGATAATGGAGCAAGCAACCACATGACCGGCAACAAGACTTATTTCCTGGAACTCAACGAGAACATAAAAGGGAAG
This genomic window contains:
- the LOC118047227 gene encoding uncharacterized protein, whose translation is MNYSTKLAVSVLAILLLISGPAVEASPENTSLSSTAGEFRPMEAAEYRVIGRKGEDDLWRRRLAPFQLCLLCKCCAGAATTTCATMSCCFGIDCRLPNKPYGVCAFVPKTCNCTSCATV